The following proteins come from a genomic window of Lolium rigidum isolate FL_2022 chromosome 5, APGP_CSIRO_Lrig_0.1, whole genome shotgun sequence:
- the LOC124654346 gene encoding uncharacterized protein LOC124654346 isoform X1 — MKACKQIAAMGAAATTDEADSKLAAKSDAIQLRKGKNAKGKLAVKSNGIEKPKTHDLSNVTRRLAVMNISLDMSEDEFLGLVTYQNIFWMGNFKGVYDKPSVDAIRRKAAENWKFFSDSEKAPYVAKGRVNKMHIAEAHEYCKTLKLKRVMINRMMNLKM, encoded by the exons ATGAAGGCGTGCAAGCAGATCGCAGCCATGGGAGCCGCCGCCACCACGGACGAGGCCGACAGCAA GTTGGCAGCGAAGAGCGATGCAATCCAATTGAGGAAGGGGAAGAATGCCAAGGGCAA gCTGGCGGTGAAGAGCAATGGAATAGAGAAGCCCAAGACCCATGACCTTTCCAATGTTACACGCAGGTTGGCGGTGATGAACATTTCACTGGACATGTCAGAGGATGAATTTCTTGGACTGGTCACCTACCA GAACATCTTCTGGATGGGCAACTTCAAAGGCGTCTATGACAAGCCGTCCGTAGATGCT ATTCGTAGGAAAGCTGCTGAAAACTGGAAATTCTTTAGCGATTCG GAGAAGGCCCCTTATGTAGCCAAGGGACGTGTGAACAAAATGCACATCGCTGAGGCTCATGAGTACtgcaag ACACTGAAGTTGAAGCGCGTGATGATAAACAGGATGATGAATCTGAAAATGTGA
- the LOC124654346 gene encoding uncharacterized protein LOC124654346 isoform X2 codes for MKACKQIAAMGATATTDEADSKLAAKSDAIQLRKGKNAKGKLAVKSNGIEKPKTHDLSNVTRRLAVMNISLDMSEDEFLGLVTYQNIFWMGNFKGVYDKPSVDAIRRKAAENWKFFSDSEKAPYVAKGRVNKMHIAEAHEYCKTLKLKRVMINRMMNLKM; via the exons ATGAAGGCTTGCAAGCAGATCGCAGCCATGGGAGCCACCGCCACCACGGACGAGGCCGACAGCAA GTTGGCAGCGAAGAGCGATGCAATCCAATTGAGGAAGGGGAAGAATGCCAAGGGCAA gCTGGCGGTGAAGAGCAATGGAATAGAGAAGCCCAAGACCCATGACCTTTCCAATGTTACACGCAGGTTGGCGGTGATGAACATTTCACTGGACATGTCAGAGGATGAATTTCTTGGACTGGTCACCTACCA GAACATCTTCTGGATGGGCAACTTCAAAGGCGTCTATGACAAGCCGTCCGTAGATGCT ATTCGTAGGAAAGCTGCTGAAAACTGGAAATTCTTTAGCGATTCG GAGAAGGCCCCTTATGTAGCCAAGGGACGTGTGAACAAAATGCACATCGCTGAGGCTCATGAGTACtgcaag ACACTGAAGTTGAAGCGCGTGATGATAAACAGGATGATGAATCTGAAAATGTGA